Within the Leptogranulimonas caecicola genome, the region GAGGGGGTCTACCTGCTCGGGGAAGAGGGGCTCTAGGGCCAGGCAGGTGTAAGTGGGTTCGCCGTGGAACTCGGTGATGCCGGCGTCGCGCACCAACGAGACCAAAAAACCCTGGTCCATGGCCTGCTGGGCGATGTCTAGCAGGGCATCTTCCCCATCTACGTAGACGCACACCTTGGCCACGCCGGCGCCAAACCAGGCGGCCAAAGGAGATTCGTCATTGGGAGCAAAGCGAGGCTCGCCGTCTTCCTCCAACGCCACGCCGCGGCCATTGGCAGCGTGAGCAGCCAGCGCCTTAAGAGTGGCATCCACGCAGGCATGCCCTGCCTGAGCGGCGATCTTTCCCTTGCGCATCTTGAGGTCGCGGCGCATCACGATCATTTGCTTGGCCTTATAGGTAGCCATAGGGGGTCCTCCTGAAGGCAAGAAAAGCGTTACTCGGCGTAGTCTACGTCTACGTGGACAGTGTAGGTGTATTGGGGATGAAGTCGGGTGAGGTCGTCGATGATCTGCTGGCGAAACTCCTCCACGTTGGTGACGCCAAAATCGCGCACCACATCAAGGGTCACATGTCTCTTGGCATGGTCGACGTAGAGCGCATGCATGGACAGGGCGCCTGGATGGCGCATAACCTCTTCGCGGATGGACTGGTTGAAGGCGCGCCACTGCGGATCGTTGGGATCGGCGCCGTAGATGCCGCAGGTCAGGATGATGTGGTGCTTGTCAAAGACCTCTTTGGAGATGGCTCGGGAAAGCTTGTCTATCTCCTGCGCCGTAAGCTGGGCCGGCACCTCCAGGTGAATGGAGCCAATCATGGAGTTGGGACCATAAGAGTCGAGGTAGAGGTCATGGGCGCCGATGACAGGCTTGAAGGACTCCACCTCCTGGCGCACTTCCTTGGCCAGCGTGGGGTCGATACGCTCGCCCAGGATCTCGTTGATGATGTTTGCCAACATATCCCAACCGGATTTGATAACCACAGCCGAGATGAACGCTGAGATCCATCCGTCCAACGTGATGTGCCAGATCATGGTGATGAACATGCCCACCAAGGTGGCGCCGGTGACCACCGCATCGAAGAGCGCGTCGATGCCCGAGGCGTCGAGGGCCTCCGATTGGGTCTCCTTGCCGCGCTTGCGGGTATAGAGCCCCAGCCAGATCTTCATGGCGATGGAGAGCACGATGACGATGACGGCCACCAGGTCATAATGGGCGAGCTCGGGATGGATGACCTTAAGGATGGAGTCGCGCATGGTGATGATGCCGGTGGCAAAGACCGCAGTGGCCACCAACAACGCCGACAGGTACTCTACACGCCCGTAGCCCATGGGGTGCTCTTTGTCGGCAGGCTTTCCCGCCAGCTTCACGCCGATGATGGTGACGATGGAGGAGAGGGCGTCAGTAGCACTGTTCACTGCGTCCAACACGATAGGCAGCGAGTTGGCGATGAGGCCAATGACCGCCTTTGCCAAAGCCAACCCTACGTTAGCGATTATGCCCACAGTGCCCGTGCGAGTGATCACCTGGTTGCGATGCTGAATCTTTTGCTCCAACGTCCTGGGCTGTGCGGCAGGTTGCGAAGGGGAGCTTGACTGCCCTGATGCGGCGTGTGTGGTGGATTGCGTCTGTCCCGCGTACTCGGTGGGCGCGGCGGCGTTGTGGGATGTGTTCTGTGATGTCATGAAATCGCCCCTGTTGATCTTTGCGCACAGAGGTCTATACCCAACAAGAGCTGCAGGTTGAGGGGGCAGGGGTTTCTCGGCAGCAAGAAACCAGAGGGGTTTGCGCAAACGGTGGGGTCAGAAGTTGCGAGGACTAGGAATCGCTTGGTTGGGCACACCTTAGACGCAGACAATTCGATCCGACGCCTTAAGGCGCCCGGCACAGAAAGGGGACTCCAATGTCTGAGCATATGGACGCAAAGAAGGCCGAGCAGACGCTGGTTGACGACGTTGTCGCCGAGGGCAAGCTCGAGGACGAGACCCGCTCCATGGAGGCCTCCATCAAGCCCAACTACAACATCGAGGACAAGTACAACGATCCTGAGGTTGGCAAGGCCATCGAGGGCGCCGAGGACGAGATCCTCCAGGAGCACATCACCGTTGGCACCGATGAGAACGGCCACCAATACGCCGAGGTCACCGAGGACGTCACTGGCGAGGAGTAACGTTTCTCTAAGATTTTGTCTCTTTAGGCCTTGCGCATACACCTTGTTATAAGGGCCTTTGCGCATACACGGAGACAGTTCGAGCGCCCCCACTGCATCTAATGATTCAGTGGGGGCGTTTTTTAGATGTCGCCTTAGCATGCACAAGGCCTCACGGGTCGCTCTCTCTGAGCTGCGGGGCTCTCTCTAAGCATCACTCGCTTTCTGAACGTCGCTGTCGTTCTAAGTGGCGCCTTATTCTGCCTGCGCTCTCGTCTGTACAGGCGCCCGTCATGCGCGGGCGCCCCCCTGTTTGTCCTCCTGCCCTGCTGCCGAGAAACCCTCCACGCCGCCACCTGGGTTAGAGTGAAGGCAAAGGCGACCGGCACGAAGGAGTGGCTATGGCAAAGCTCGTCGTATGCGGCAGCATGAACATGGACCTGAGCATCCAGGTGGACAGGATGCCTCAGGCAGGAGAAACCCTCACTGGTTCGAACTTTATGACCACTCCCGGCGGCAAGGGAGCCAACCAAGCAGTGGCCGCCTCGCGACTTGGAGCTCCAGTGAGCTTCATAGGCGAGGTGGGCGACGATGCCTTTGGCCGTGAGCTGCGCGCCATGCTGGAAGCCGATTCCATAGATACCCGCCACTTGGGTCACAGCACGCTTCCCACAGGCACGGCCATCATTGTTCGCTGCGATGCCGAGAACCGCATCATCCTTAACCCCGGCGCCAATGGCGGCTTTGGGCCAGACTTCGTGCGCGAAGCGTTGGAGTCGATGGCAGAGTCGGGCGATATGGCGCTCACTCAGTTTGAATGCGCCCCTGAGGCAGTCCGCACATTTATTTGCACCGGACACGAACTGGGGCTTTACACCCTGGTGAACCCCGCGCCCGCAGCGCCCATGGACGCCGATCTTCTCTCCTGCTGCGACCTGGTGTGCCTTAATGAGACGGAGTGCGAGATTGTCTGCGGCATCCTGCCTATCTCGCTGGTGGACTGCGAAGCCGCTGCCGCAAAGCTTCATGAGGCGGGAGTGCGCCAGGTGGCGATCACGCTGGGCGAGCGTGGCGCCTATGGAAGCACTCCGGCTTCCGACGATTGGCTTCTCTCCTCTAACCTGCGCCCAACTGCGCCACTGGAACTCTCTGCTCGGCTTGTCGAGGCGCTTCCTGTCGAGGCAGTAGACACCACTGCGGCCGGCGACACCTTCTTGGGAGCGCTGGCGGCAGCTCGACTGGAAGGCGCGTCATTCTTTGATGCCCTCGCGTTTGCCACCCGAGCCTCTGCCCTGACGGTCACTCGACTTGGCGCCCAGGTGTCCATTCCATACCGAGAAGAGCTGGACTAGCGCTACGTTGGGCTTCATGCTTCTTCGGGGGCTTTTGCATACACGGAGACAATCGAGCGGCAGATTTCGTCCCATCAATAAAATCTGCCTAAGCCCCAGCTACCGCATCACAAACATGACTCCGTAAAAGCAGCGCTCCCCTTTGGAGTGCCAAAAAAAGAGCCTCTCGCTATAAGACGAGAGGCTCTGCAAGTGCTCTAAGCGCGGGCTTCTAGCTGCGCCTACGCTGCAGCACCACTCCGCTGTCGAGAAGCGCTGCCACTGCAAGCCCGATGATGCCGGGCAGCAGGGACTCGTCACCGGTCTTGGGGATGGCGACTTTACCTGCAGGGGCCACCGTCTTACCATCCGGTGCGGGAAGCACGGCGCCGCCCTGGGTCACATCGGCGCCCACCGGATAGGCGACCGAGCTCTGTATCACAAGGTTGGAGCTGGCGAACTCGTCCCAAAGCTCGCTGCCGGAAGCCGGGTCGCCAGGCTTGGGCCCGCGGCTGTTGGGGTTGTTGGGCTTATCGGGATCGTCACCATCAGAAGGTTGGTTTTCCTTCCATTGAGACGGTTTATGGCCACCTAGATAGGCGACGTTGCCAATGTCGGCGCCTACACCCTCGTGATTGACTCGGGCCTCAAAAGTGAGTTCCAGGTCGTGGCCGCCCCAGAGATGTCCGCCGTACACCGCCAGGGTACGGGTGGCAGGATCAAAGATGGCATCGGTGGGAGCATAGAGAGTGCCGCCCTGATCGCGCAAGTGCGCAGATCCTGCCACATAATCGAGACCTTGGGGCAGCTGATCGCGAAGGACCACCTCCATCCAACCAGCGCCGGGCGTCAACGCCTTGGCTGTGAGGGTGTAGCGGATGATATCCCCCTCGTAGGTGGCGTCGGTATGGGAGAGGTTGGCAGCCTCTTTGGTGATTGCCATGTCCTTGGAAGTGGCGTCTGCCGGGATCACAGAGTCGGGCTCCACGGGAGCGCTGGAGGCCAGCGGCTCGTCGAAGAGAGCTGGGTCCACCGGAAGGCCAGGCTCTTCAGGCACCTGCGGCTTCGTGGGGTCTGAGGGACTGGATGGGTCATCCGGGTCTGTGGGGTTGGTTGGGTCGTCGGGGTCAGAGGGATCGTCCGGGTTTGAGGGGTCGGGCTTCTCGGCAGGAAGGTCTGAGGGCAGCGTGCCGGTACCGTAAGCCTGATTGGCCAGGGGCTGCTCCAGTGCCTCGGGGTTCACCTGGCACTGGAAGGTGAGCGTGGCGCTGGTGCCGCCGGGAAGGCTGCCAAGGCTTAGAGCGATGGTATGGGAATCGGCGTGGTAGGCGCTGTCGGGGACTTGGTGGGTGGCGCCGGCAGCATCGGTAAGCTGGAGGGTGCCGGGGATGAAGGTGAGGCCGGAGGGCAGCGGATCGGAGACGGCAGCAAAGAGCAGGCTGGAGTTGGCTGCGCCGTTGTTGGTAAAGGTGCAGCTATAGGCCACCTTGTCGCCCACCTGCACGCCGGTAGCGTCAGGATGGGTGAGGTTCTTGAAACTCTTTGCCAGGGCGAGATCGTCCTTTTTGGGGTCGGCCGGTGAGACCTTCTCGCCGGGCTTGCCAGAGGGTGTAGCCGGACCGGCAATGGGAGTGTTAGGCGACTCAGGGGAAGTGGGAGCTTCGGGCGAGGTGGCGATGTTGTCCAGCACTTGGCCTGGGGCATCGTCGTTCACTCGACAGATAAAGGCCACCGTGGCGCTCTGGGGCGTCTGTTCTGTGGAGGCGATGATGTCTCCCATAAAGAACTTGAGCGTTTGCTGGCCGTTGGCTGCGGTGGCAACGCTGTACTGGCCGGAGGCAGGAGCATCGGCTGCGGCTGCCACCTGAGTGAGCTCGCCTGAGAAGGGAGCCAAGGTGTTGTTGTTGGTGAGGTGGACGGGTTTGTCGGCAGCGAGGGTGAGGCAGGCGGGCAGCTGGTCGGTGACCAGGGCGTCCCCCCAGACCGATCCCTCGCGCTCGTTGGAGGCCATGACCTGGTAGGCCAGCAGGTCGCCCGGCTGGGTGGGGCCGTCAGGATGGGTGAGGTTGACCACCTGCTTGTCCAGTTTGGGCGCAGGAGGGATGTCGGGAGCGGGGTCCACGGTGATGTCGTAGACAAAGTGGCTGGGCAGATAGGCGCCGTTGGCCTCTTGGGTAAGGTGCAGCTCGGTTTGACCCACAGCCTCGGGGTCCACGATGAGGTCGTAGGTGCCGTCGGCGTTTTGGATAGGGTTGCCACTGTCATCTGCGCGCAGGTAGGCGCGCACGATGCCGCCATTGCTGTCGGTGAGGGTGAAGGCGCCTGAGCTGGGCGACTTGACCTTGAGCACTGCCTCGCCAGCGGGGCTGCCGTCATCGTTGTTGGCATGGTAGATGAGGTGCAGAGATCCGTGGCCGCTGATGGCCTCGGGATCGTTGACGCCCTCCACTGGGGTGAAGCTAGTACCGTCGGGCAGACTGTCAGCGGTCACCTGGGGCTTGGGATCCACCGGGTCTATGTGCACCTCAGCGCTGGGCACGCTGTCGTTTTCTGCAGGGTTGGTGCTCTCCAGGTAGTTGGCAGGGCCTTGATAGTCGGCGTCTGGTCGTAGGAATTGCACCGAGACCTCGTGCTTGTTGTCGCCGGTGGCCTTGGGCACCAGATAGTCGGAGTCAGCCGGCGTGAAGACGTAGTTGAAGACCGTAGTAGAGCCGCCCTTGCCGTTGGGCACCTCGGTGGCATTCTTGGGCATCAAGACTTTGGTGCCGGCCTTGGCAGCGCTGGCGCGCTTGAGGGCGGTCTTCTCGGCAACCTCGACCTCGGTGTCTTGGAAGAGGATGGGGATAGGGTCGCCTTGGGGCTCGTCGTCGATGAAGAGCTGGATGCGGCCGTGGGGAGCCTTGCAGGTGTCGGCGGTGTGGGTGCCGTCCTCAAAGACGCCGCCCTCGATCTCGCAGGTGACCTGCAGGGCCTTGCGGGAGTCGTGGGCGATATCGCCCTTTTGGCTGTCCTCCACCCAGGTAGCGTCCACCAGCTTGATGGAGGAAGGCACCGGCGAGATGTCGCACCAGCCGTAAGCCCGGTGGCCCCAATAGTTCTCGCGGAAGTCCTTGTACTCCGGAGCCGGGTTGTTGGAGTACTGGGTGGAGGTCATCACAAAGCGCATGACACCCACGTCGGAGGGCATCTGGTTGTTATCAGAGACCTCGGGGCCCAGAGGCTGGCCGCCGCGCTCGGTGAAGCGCTGATAGCGCCAATCCACCGCACGAGGATCGTTGAGTGTCTTGGGCATGTCTTCTTTGGTGGTGATGGCGTTGGGGTTGCCGTTCTCGTCGGTACCCCCTAGGTCGTAGGCCTCGAAGGGCAGTCCGTCATAGTATTTAGAAAGGTGATCCGTATAGGTCTTGGGCAGCTCGAAGTCGATGTAGCGCTTGAGGGTGTCCACCTGCCCAGGGTTGCGGAACAGCGGGTTGATCTTTTGGACTTTGCCCTCATCGTCGATGTAGGAGAGGTTCACCGTCACTTGCTTCTCGGTAGCTGATTTAGGTAGCCACAGGTAGAGCTTGCCATTGTCGAACTGCTGAGGGGCGCCGTAGTTGTAGGGCTCGTTGGCCACCAGCAGCTCCCAGTCCCAAATGAGGTTGTTGCCGGCGGCCCCGTTACCCTTGATCTCAGAGGACAGATCGATGGTCACCATGAAGACCTTGTTGGGATCGTTGGGATTGCCCGTGTTGTAGCCAGGCTCAAGGTAGTTGCTGTTTCCCCAGGCCGTGGAACCGATGCCCTGGAAGCGGGTGGCGGGGTCCGAGCAGCGCACCGAACCGCCGGTGATCTCCACATAGCCCTTGGAACCGCCGATCTCGGGGAAGACGTTATAGTCGCCGGTGTGGGCGCCGCCTCCGCCGCTGCCGGGAACAGGGATGAGGGTGCCTCCGGTCACCTTGATGGTCTTGCCCTTGTTGGAGGACCAGCAGGCGCTTCCAAAGGCGCCGCCATGCCAGCCACCCTGAGAGTAGATGTAGCCGCCGTTGATGGTGATGTTGCCGGCGACGTTGGGGTTGTCTCCAGTGCATCGGGTGGTGCCACGACTTGGGATGGCATTGGGCTGGCGGTCCCCCACAAAACCGTCGTGGCCGCTATGACCCGCACCAATGCCGGCGCCGTGGAGGCCGCCATAGGCGTGGATGGTACCGCCATTGAAGGTCATGACGGTAGCGGTGCCGTCTGCAGATCCCGCGGCGCCGATGCCTGCCGAGTAACTCGCAGCCCCTTCGCCGGAAGAGTCCCAGCCATAGGTACGCACGTCGAGGTTGCCGCCGTTGAACGTCATGGTGCCGCCGTTCTCAGCGGGGCTTCCTCCTATACCTGGGGCATAGCCGCCGCCCACAATGGAGAGGGTACCGGGATTTGGGCTGTCGAGCTCGGTAGAAGCGGTGCCGGCGGCAATCTCCTTGCCACCCACGAGCACCGCCGACTCGACGACCTTCTCTCCTTCGACCTTGGCCTCGCCACCATTGGCAAGGCGGTTGTCCAGCTCGTCATCGATGGTGAGGACGGAGCCCTCGCCACAACGGATGCCTGCATTGTTGGTGGGGCTCGCCGTGGTAAGGCTGTTGGTGCTCCCGTCCTTGATCTTGAGGTAGAGAGAGGTGGGGTTCCTGATCTGGGAGCCGTCGGTCGCAGGCGCGCCTGTAGCCGTGTCGTTGATGTTGGTGATGAGGTTGATGGCAGGAAGCGAAGCGTTCTGGATGCGCACTCCCGCCAAGGTGATCTCACTGTGAACGCCGGGATTGATCTGAATGGTGGAGCTTGTGGGAGCGGGGGTCGAGAGGGTGAGGGGTGTAGAGGTCAGAACCGTGAGAACCGTGCCGCTATAGCTATAATCTGTGCCCGCGACGCCGCCGGTCACCTCGAAGGGGCCGGCTGCCTGCCGCGAACCGTCTGCGACGGAAGCCTGCTTGAGCTGGGTATCCTGGGATTCCAGCTTTTCCCTCAGCTGTCCTGCGTCCAGCTGCGCCTCTTTATCACGAGACGAATCGGCGGGTTGCTCCGGCTCGAATGCCAGATCGTCCTCCAGCTTCGTGGAACCTTCCATTTTTGCGGCAGCGTCTGTTTTCTCGGAATCCACCGATTTCACTTCTATGTTTGTAGATGCATCTTCCGATGGCCCTACAGGTTGCGTTTCCTCTAGCGCTATCTCTGAATTCTGGGGACTCTCTGGAGCCAGCACTTGGGCATATGCTTGTATATTTGAATTTGCTAGTATCATTGTAATACTTAATATCACAACTAGTAAGTTCTTATACCATGATCCATTGCGCGCTGATTGCCTCATACTACACGCCCCTTAAGTGCATATTCTTGCCAGCTGATGAGGTTGGCTCATC harbors:
- the pth2 gene encoding aminoacyl-tRNA hydrolase, producing the protein MATYKAKQMIVMRRDLKMRKGKIAAQAGHACVDATLKALAAHAANGRGVALEEDGEPRFAPNDESPLAAWFGAGVAKVCVYVDGEDALLDIAQQAMDQGFLVSLVRDAGITEFHGEPTYTCLALEPLFPEQVDPLTGDLPLY
- a CDS encoding cation diffusion facilitator family transporter, with the translated sequence MTSQNTSHNAAAPTEYAGQTQSTTHAASGQSSSPSQPAAQPRTLEQKIQHRNQVITRTGTVGIIANVGLALAKAVIGLIANSLPIVLDAVNSATDALSSIVTIIGVKLAGKPADKEHPMGYGRVEYLSALLVATAVFATGIITMRDSILKVIHPELAHYDLVAVIVIVLSIAMKIWLGLYTRKRGKETQSEALDASGIDALFDAVVTGATLVGMFITMIWHITLDGWISAFISAVVIKSGWDMLANIINEILGERIDPTLAKEVRQEVESFKPVIGAHDLYLDSYGPNSMIGSIHLEVPAQLTAQEIDKLSRAISKEVFDKHHIILTCGIYGADPNDPQWRAFNQSIREEVMRHPGALSMHALYVDHAKRHVTLDVVRDFGVTNVEEFRQQIIDDLTRLHPQYTYTVHVDVDYAE
- a CDS encoding ribokinase — encoded protein: MAKLVVCGSMNMDLSIQVDRMPQAGETLTGSNFMTTPGGKGANQAVAASRLGAPVSFIGEVGDDAFGRELRAMLEADSIDTRHLGHSTLPTGTAIIVRCDAENRIILNPGANGGFGPDFVREALESMAESGDMALTQFECAPEAVRTFICTGHELGLYTLVNPAPAAPMDADLLSCCDLVCLNETECEIVCGILPISLVDCEAAAAKLHEAGVRQVAITLGERGAYGSTPASDDWLLSSNLRPTAPLELSARLVEALPVEAVDTTAAGDTFLGALAAARLEGASFFDALAFATRASALTVTRLGAQVSIPYREELD